In Gemmatimonadales bacterium, a single genomic region encodes these proteins:
- a CDS encoding M24 family metallopeptidase, giving the protein MSVDDYLTPEVLAQVRKMLAGLKLDGWLLFDFHGMNPVATRVLGLGGLATRRLFVLLPAAGKPVAVAHKIEQHRIAGFPGEVRTYAAWRELEQELTRLVAGKRLAIEYSGKDAVPYLDRIPAGVVELLRAAGADVVSSSELVTALAARWTAEELANHLKAAEQLREIALAAFEQVRAWYAHGPAPTEQGLQRWVMAAFEQSGLMTNEPPIVAAGEHAANPHHDPTAMSDTVIERGGVLLLDLWAGTAIDTVYADQTWMAYVGGAPPGEVARVFDVVRDARDQTVAVLTDKWREGWPVTGADLDDVARGVIAAAGHAAHFVHRTGHSIDRELHGSGPHLDNYETHDDRRLLAGVGFSIEPGIYLPGRFGVRSEINVYLREGGPQVTPSEPQQSIVALDV; this is encoded by the coding sequence GTGAGCGTCGACGACTATCTGACCCCCGAGGTCCTGGCCCAGGTCCGCAAGATGCTGGCCGGCCTGAAGCTCGATGGCTGGCTGCTGTTCGACTTCCACGGCATGAACCCGGTGGCGACGCGCGTGCTCGGGCTCGGCGGACTCGCCACCCGGCGGCTGTTCGTCCTCCTGCCGGCCGCGGGCAAGCCGGTGGCCGTCGCGCACAAGATCGAGCAGCACCGGATCGCCGGGTTTCCCGGCGAGGTCCGGACCTACGCGGCGTGGCGGGAGCTGGAGCAGGAGCTGACGCGCCTGGTGGCGGGCAAGCGGCTGGCCATCGAGTACTCCGGCAAGGACGCGGTGCCGTACCTCGACCGCATCCCCGCCGGCGTCGTGGAGCTGCTGCGCGCCGCGGGCGCCGACGTCGTGTCCAGCTCCGAGCTCGTGACGGCGCTCGCCGCCCGCTGGACGGCCGAGGAGCTGGCGAACCACCTCAAGGCCGCGGAGCAGCTGCGGGAGATCGCCCTGGCCGCCTTCGAGCAGGTCAGGGCCTGGTACGCGCACGGCCCGGCGCCCACCGAGCAGGGGCTCCAGCGCTGGGTGATGGCGGCCTTCGAGCAGAGCGGCCTCATGACCAACGAGCCGCCGATCGTCGCGGCGGGCGAACACGCCGCCAACCCGCACCACGACCCGACGGCGATGTCCGACACGGTGATCGAGCGCGGGGGCGTGCTGCTGCTCGACCTGTGGGCCGGCACCGCGATCGACACGGTGTACGCCGACCAGACCTGGATGGCGTACGTGGGCGGCGCCCCCCCCGGCGAGGTGGCCCGCGTGTTCGACGTGGTCCGCGACGCGCGGGACCAGACCGTCGCGGTGCTGACCGACAAGTGGCGCGAGGGCTGGCCGGTCACCGGCGCGGACCTCGACGACGTCGCGCGCGGCGTCATCGCCGCGGCCGGCCATGCCGCGCATTTCGTGCACCGGACGGGTCATTCGATCGACCGCGAGCTCCACGGCTCCGGTCCGCACCTCGACAACTACGAGACGCACGACGACCGCCGGCTGCTGGCGGGGGTCGGCTTCTCGATCGAGCCCGGGATCTACCTCCCGGGGCGCTTCGGCGTGCGGAGCGAGATCAACGTCTACCTGCGCGAGGGCGGCCCGCAGGTGACGCCGTCGGAGCCGCAGCAGTCGATCGTCGCACTCGACGTGTAG